GAGTACTCTCGACTTATTAGCAGGTGAAAGCGATGGAGGTCTAGTGTATGCATACAGTTGTCTCCGTGCATACGACCGGTCGTCTCGTGCCGTTGAAAGCCATCGAGAGCAGCCGCAGTGGTGATGAGAAAGGTGTGAGTGAGGACCTCCGTGCTTAGGTTCCACGGGAGCGTTCAGCGGTTTGCAAGGATTTGTGAGGTTTGATGGCTTTCGATGTACTGCGACTAATTGGTGGGCCATTGGACCGACATCCTGGGACGAGTAGACCGGCAGGATGTGTGAGCCGGCCATGTTCATCATCGTGGTATCTGGTCGAGGTGCAGCAGCGGTTCAGCGAacggaggacgaagaggtgATACAAGCCGAACAAATTGATTAACGATCAAGGTAGCTAGATGTATTTGACTCGCTATACAGCATCGACAAGGGCAGCAGACAGCGATTCTTCAAGCTCGCGCAGAAATGAAAACGTCGACACATAAAGAGATACATGGCCTGTCAGGACAACAGACCGTCCGTTGCCAACGCAGTGTTTTCTCCCACCGGCAGGTCATCCAAGGGCAGCCATCGGCTCGCACAGCCGAAGCGAGACTGTGTGGAAGGACTCGCTCAAGCAGGAACGCCAATGTATTTGTAGAAGCCGTCTTTATTGGGCGCCCGGCCCAAGAAGGCTTCAAGCGAGTCATTGGGATCTCTCGCGCCACCCGGTTGAAGGATCTCCGTGCGGTACCTCCAGCCGGTCTCGCTGCTGAACGGGTCCGAGGCGAATGCGGTGTAgaagacatcctcggcgtAGACCAAAGCCCACTGGTATCCGTAGTAGGCGCCAGTGTAGATCGGCCAGACGATGTGCTGGAATGTCGTCTCGCCCCATCCCCAGTCGAACCTCTTGAGAATGTCAGATGGATCGGGTGTTTCGGTGATGTTGCGGATGAGTGTGTTCCAGGTTACAGACACGTCCGTCGTGTTGGCGGCCTCGAGACTGGTGTATCCGTGCAAAGTCTGGTCGTAGGTGGCTAGGAAAACTTGCGAGATTGTGTCGCCTCCCACGTAGGCCTTTTGGGACTCCTTGATTCGTTCAAATAGATCCTGGGGGTAGGTCACCGGCGGAAGTGGGGCGCTGGCGTCGGCACCTGAGTCCTTCCGCCAAGCGGCAGCGGCCTCCGCCGAGAACGAGGACCAATGGGTGCTAATGCGCTCGTAGACCTCATAGATGTTCCCATAGTTCATCTCCATGAACTGCGATGGAAACTCAATAAAATCGATTGGCACTCCGCCGGGACCGTGTGTTCGAGCGTAGGTAGTCCTCGACAAGAGTTGGTGGTGGCAATGTCCGAGTTCATGGAAGAGAGCCGTGGATTCGGTGATGAAAGAGGGGATTTTGCTTTCGTCGTCCGACTTGTCGTTGTACAAGAAGGCTCCCGCAGTTGGGTATTGAAGGCAACCATCCTCCTTGACGAATCCGGGTGATATGGGCGCCATGAAGGAGCCGCCGCCAGCTTTTGTGACCGGGCGCTTGAACAGGTCAAGGTAAAGGTAGCCTCGGAAGTGATCGGTGACCTCGGGATGTGCGTCGATGTAAGCTTGGCTGTCGTACACAGCGTAGAGCCAGACGTCAGGGTGCCAAACCAAATCAGTGCCATTCCCTGTAGGAGACAGCGCATCGGCGTCTTGTCCTTGAATACGGTCGTAGCGAGTACCATAGATCTCGCCGTAAAACTCGAGGGTAGCAGGGACGGTCACGTTGGCAGGGAACCAGTATTGGAACGTGTTAGCTCCCAGATCTCCGAACTTTTCCGCGTCTCGAATATTGGCGTAGTAATTGCTGCGACGATGTCAGTCGACAAGCCCAGGTACGACAAGCATTGCCTGCGTGTTCTGAGCGTCATGGAAACAACACTTACAAGTCCCAAGTGTAGAGaatgtcctcgtcgccgatcGGAGTCACGATCGTCCCGTTCTGCTTTTTCACATCGTTGAGATCCTTCAGTTCTGCATCGGCCTTGACTTGGACGTGGGTGGTGACGTCGGCCAGGAAATCTTCCACTGCTTGCTTTGTCTTGGCCATGTTTCCGTCAATCCTGCATCAATGCAAATTAGATCACTCTCTTTGCGCAGGTATAGCAAATGAGGAACTTACGCATAATCATCCCAAGACTCGTATCCGGCCAGCTGTGCAACCTGCACTCGCAATTGAATGGCCTCCTGGATAAGGGCAATGTTCTCTTGATATTGGCGTCGATATTCGAAAAGTTCCGTGTACCTGGTCGTCTCATTCACGGCGTAGGTCACGATGTCTGCACCGTTGTCCAGGACAGAGACTTGCAACTTCCCAGCGTTCTCCCCGGTGCCGTTCTTCAGCTGAGAGATAGTCTCGGGGTCCACGCCCTCAAGCTCGTCAGCTGTAAAGTACAAAAATGTTGATGTACCATTGCCGAGGATGGCCTTGAACTGGTTGTAGATCTCATCGAGGCGTCTGTTGGCAGCCTGGAACTGGTCGCGCTGGGCGCCCGCTGGAATGTTGAGGCCTGAGCATAAAAGGATGGACTGGTTAGGCGACATGAGGAGGAATCAGTAGAACCGGAGCTAGCGTACCTGCTTCAGCGAACAACCCCCAAACCTTTGTGAGGACGATCTGCTCCTCGACGCTCAGTGACCCATCGGTTGCGTTGCCCGTGGCCTGGTAAAGGTGGTCCACCAATGCCTAACATGAAGAGGTGCAAGGTCAGCGATGGCTCGTGTGCAAAACATGCAAGAGACATACAAAGAAAGCCTCGTTGGTAAACAGATCATCGCTGGCATTATCGTAGATGGTCTCTCCACTGTTGACTTCGTCGTTGACCTCGGATGGCTTGCTGCTAAACTCGTAGATGCTGAGAGGGCTTATAGCAGTATAGGCCAGATTCTGAGCGCGGAGATATGGCAGGATGGTATTATTGAACGTTGCCTCGGCTGGTGATCCGACAGTGTCCAAAATATTTTGAACGGTGGTGTTGAAAAGCTTGATGTAGGTCTCGTACGTTTGGTTGATTGATGCGACAGTGTCATTCCACACAATCGGGAGCTGTGGAGGTCGCTGAATGCCGGACGGCAGAGTGCCGGTGTCTTGACGAGCCTCGTGCTGAATAGTCGGCGGTTTGACTTGAGGAACAGCGGGAATCGGCACCGTCGGGACTTTGGGAACGCCTGGCACAGACGGAAGTCCGCGAGCCTCGTGGTGCTCAACCTTTGGCTCGACCGTTGGCGGTTTGACTTGAGGAACAGCGGGAATCGGCACCGTCGGGACTTTGGGAACGCCTGGCACAGCCGGAAGCCCGCGAGCCTCGTGCCCAATCTTTTTCCCGACCTTTTTATCGACGTTTTTTCCGACCTTTTTCTCGACCTTTGGGATAGCGGGAATCGGCACCTTCGGAACTTTGGGAACGCCTGGCACAGAGGGAAGGCCGCGAGCCTTGTGGACGGCTCCTCCTCCAGGCAGGCCagggagagaggagaggcCAGGCAAAGAGGAGAGGCCAGGAAGAGAGGAAAGGCCAGGGAGTGAGGGAGCGCCTGCTGCAGGAGCTCCAGTCGCAGGAAGTGGTGGAGCTGGGAGTTGCGGCTCAGCCTCTCGCTTAGCCTTGTGGATGGCTCCTCCTCCAGGCAGTCCAGGCAGAGAGGAGAGGCCAGGCAGAGAGGAGAGACCAGGAAGAGAGGACAGACCAGGAAGAGAGGAAAGACCAGGAAGGGAGGGAGCGCCTGCTGCAGGGGCTCCGGTCGCAGGCAGCGAGGGAGCTCCGGCTGCAGGCACTCCGGGGACTGGCAGAGCTGGACGTTGAGGCTCAGCCTCTCGCTTAGCCTTATGGATGGCTCCTCCTCCAGGCAGTCCAGGCAGCGAGGAGAGGCCAGGCAGAGAGGAGAGACCAGGAAGAGAGGACAGGCCAGGAAGAGAGGAAAGACCAGGAAGGGAGGGAGCGCCTGCTGCAGGAGCTCCAGTCGCAGGCAGCGAGGGAGCTCCGGCTGCAGGCACTCCGGGGACTGGCAGAGCTGGAAGTTGAGGCGCATCCTCTCGCTTTTGAAATCCGAACTCAGATCCGGCATTCAACGAAGCCTTCCGCTCGATCGGATCCACATAGTGACGAGTGTCGGTCAGCTTCTGATTTGGCGTGATGCAGTATCCCAGCTGGACCAGagaagagaggaggaggaactTCATGATCGCGTGCACGATGGCGAAGCGCCGCTCGGCGATGTTGTGTCGGTCTTCGAGGAGACCCAGGCCAGAGCTTTTCGTTGAACGAGCGTGGAAATAACGAGCGTTGCGAAGGAGAAAAGAGTGTATGAGGAAAGGAGCGTCGTGACCTAATGGGTCAATGAAGGGAAAAACAGCGTCCGTCAGAAAGGAGTGGTCGGACAGAAGGGACGATGTTGTCTTAATGTCTGTTCTCTTTGCGGGAGCTGCTACCAGTCTGGCATCATCCCCCTTCGCCATTGAACCACTATTGTCCTAGCAGGATCATCTCGTGCTTGCCAGGTATGAGATTGCGTACAAGGTAAATGCTGCAGGCGGATTCGGAGGCCTGCCGCGGTACCCTGGTGGTGTCATTGCGTGAACGTCGCTGGGCCGCAGACCCGCGGTCCACGAACTTCGACGAGATCTGTATCAATGAACGCATCAAGAGTAGAGAGCGTTCCGGCACGGGTTACAATAGCGCGAACAACACTTCAATTGTCTCGCAGCTCGACTGAACTTCAGCAGGACCGTGGGCGGGAAGACCGCAGAGCTCATCTCTTCAGAAGTTTCGAAAGCATGGCCATCCTGCGCCTTCATTTGAAGTCCCTTGCGATATAGCGATGTTGTCGTTGGCCGCGGGCTGCAGGAGTTCAAAATCGCATGGCATGGAGAAATTTACAGCATGGCGTGAGAGTCAATCGTGGCGTGATGTGACTGATGTCAGTCGTATGTAAAGCGAGTGATGAGGCGAGGACATCCCTGTCGTTCAAGCGCTTTGCCTTCCCAGACATCTTGTGGTCGATGGACGGCACCAAGGCGGCGTCGAGTCTCGCTCTCGGTCGCAGCGTCGAACGTCGACTAGCTTGTTGAAGTCATATCTTCGGAGTGGTCGTTGTCGACGGCGGCGATAGTTTCAAATCATGTAAGACATGGGCGTGAGAGTCTCCCTTGGCTCGATCATCCAAGCCGGCCGCGACCTTGTCAGCACTAAGCGATGAGAGAGTTTTCGACTTCCATGCCAGGTTCCCAGGAGTCGACAGTTCAAGCTTTCAAAGCAAGTTGCGTCCGAATCTCCAATGCAGATTTTAGAGATGCAGCAATCCGTGTTGTTCCTTGCGCGATGTTCGacgaggtgaggttgaagtgGCAAACGGCGGGAATCTTGGAAATCGTGGAGCAGGATCGTCAGTGGCCCCCACGAGGCTGAAACTAGACCAGCCGCCTTGCAAGCCACCTTCTCTTGCGTATATACACGCAGATAACAACGTTGCGATCCCAGTCGATTGGCACTCGTTGTTGCAAATGTATTGCTATACACAATAATCGCATATCCATTCAATTCTGGACCATCTCACGATTCACTTGATCTCCTCGAACGAGCGCAACGACTTCAAGAAGCCCTACCAGCGGCCCGGACCAGGATTCCCATTTCCCACGTTGCGAGCCGGTGGGGAACGCTCGACCGGGGCCAACTTGAAACGATCGTGATTCTTGCGGTAGCTTCCAAGAGAGAGCAGCGGAACAGGACAAGAAAGCAGCGCCGGGACGAGTCGTCTGGATCGTTCCACGGTCTTGGAGAGTCTCAGGGAGTCTGGACTTCGAGGAACCATCTATACCGCCAGCCACGTGTGACGAAAGCTCTCCAGGAACAAGGCACATTCCTCGAAAGCCTCCAGCCACCATTGCACACGACGCATTTCTCCTCGCACTTTTCTGCATCCGTCGTTCTGACACTGCTTGCAACAGTCTTGCTGTAAACATTTTGTCAACGATCAATTGTTCGTCGCAACACCGGTGCATCTGAGATCTCATCAAGGAACGAGTCAGCACAATATCCCGGCAAAACCATGGCCGAATTACCCACACCGCCCGTCAGCTACCGCGACTCGACGGACatgttcttcgccggccgTCCCACCTCGACTGCATACGGCGGAGCCTCCGCAGATATCGCCGATGCAAACCAGTACTCCGTCTCCGGATTGGAAGACCACCGCAAACGAAGTTTCGCGACGAAACCGACCGCAAACATCGTCACGTCCAACATTGTACCCCTGCGACAAGGTCTCGGATCGCGGTTGATGAACGCTTCGTCACAACTCACGAGATCTGGGACCGTGCTGGGTTCGAAGCTTAAGGAGACGATTTCTTATGCTGCGCAACACCGGGCTCAACTTTCTTCTACCTCTACCGACAGCAATAACACCACGACTTTCCGACCTGATCGACCACCCACCGCTTCTTCCAGTAAATTTCTCGGCGGCCTCTTCGACGGCGACTCCGCTCCCGTCCGCCTCGGTGTGCCTTCTCCCTCcaaagaagacgacgaggtcGAATTCATCATGGACCACCGCACGACGTTCACTCCGCGACCGAATACCCGCCATCAACGAAGCATCTCCGCCATATCTGCGAAGTCGAGCAGTAGTCCGAAATCCTGGTTTTCCCGCAAGGAGACTCCACCCGCCGCAGCATCTTCACCTCAAGCTCCCAAACGCGACGAGTTCGCGACCATGAAtatctcctccgccctcttccCTTCCGGTCCCGCCGACCCTTTGGATCCGCAATCTTTCAACGACCTGCTCCTCACCGCTACCGCTCTGCTCACCAGTTTCCAAGAGGCGTATCGCGGGAAGTGTGAAGCTCTCGCGGCTCTGCAACCGGAATTGGAAGTCCAGAAAgaggaagtcgaagaagcgaATACACGCAGCGAACATTTGAAATTGCAACTTGAGGGGATCGGAAGGGTTTGTGAGGAGCAGAAGAAAGTGAATGAGGAGCTCGTTGGTGTTTTGGCTAAGACGAGGGAGGAGGTCGCGCAAGGGAGGGAGACGATAaggttggtgaggaggagtaCGGCTGGGAGTTCGATTCgggggaagaggaggagtgaAGGTGGGAGTAGTGTTGCGGACTCGGGGTATAGTGGTGGGGATGCgggtgaggaagaggaagaggaggaggatgatgacgactATGCGAGTTCCATCGCTGGGCCGTCGAGCAATGGATCTGAAGGCTTGCGGACGCCGGAGGATATGCGGGTGCCAATGTTGATGGTGAGTCCGGAGTATGATGGGAGGGAGTGGGGGAGTGGTGGAGGGAAGGtggagatgatgaggaaggaggTTGAGGCGAGTGGTGGGGTTTGGGGTACGGTGCAGACGCTTAGGCATGAGAATGTTGGGTTGAAGTTGAGGGTGGAGAGTTTGCAGCAGGAGTTGCAGGGCTGTATTGAGTTTGTGGAGGGCGTGGGAATGATATGAGAGTGGGGATGTGTGTGTGGTATGTCTTGTTTCTTTTGGTGTGGATTTAGCGATGGGTTGTTTATAGCTGTTCACTATTGAACTTGATGTCTCGCTCGTCTTTCCTGTCGTCTCTTCCTGTCTTATGGCCAGCGCACACGTGTCACCCCAGCAAGCGGAATGGGAGCACGTGTTGTAGAGTAAGGTAGCAGTTCTTGTGGAGGGAATTGCTGCGGAccgtgaggaggaggaagagcagcaTATCGGCACGGATATGTCGCTTTCGCCATCCAGAATGAATGTGAACAGGGAGAAGCAGGAAGAACATGCTGACATGATCATCTCGAACACCAATTGTCCAGTGTCTCTTTTCTTCCAATCCAATGATATGGATCAAGGATTGAGAGACCTGCGGATTGTTGTCGGAAATGCAAGGCTCACCCTTCGtctagggttagggttgaaAGCATCACGGACATCAAGCCTCACATCATCTGTGCTGCAGGAGAAGACCTCCCCGCTTCAAACGTCAGTCAAGGATCGAAGCGAACCGCAGTGAAAGAGTTTCCCGTCCTTTGGCAGTGAAATAATGTACGACCTCCGCCATGCGCAGCTGCCCAGTGCCCACGCGGTGCACGACGATCTTCCCGGATTTTCTCCCTGCACAAGCATGTCATGTGTTTCGTGCAAGCTGTAGCCATGTGCAGCTACCTGTATCTAGAGACACGAGTAGATCAAGTAGGTAAGGCATCATCATCTCTTCTCAAACCCTCCTTCCAACACAAAGTTCACATTTCCTTCAATTCCAGCGACTCCCAGAAACCGCTCtgctcgaagaagtcggtaGAGCTGCCACCAAAATTATGGATAAAGTCCTCAACGAAGTCCCCAACCTCGCACCAGATGGTCCGCTTGGGACTGCGAAGAAAGGCACGCCCATCCTTAgccctccacttcctccctTCTCCCATCTTCACCTAACACCACCCAGGTCCCCTTTCCTTCATCGGCGACCCTCTAGGCCACATACTCTACTTCGCCCTCAGCCCTTTCGGCTACGTCCTCAAAGCGATAGGAAACCCCAACGGCGAAGCGTTGTTGAAAGTGCAAGATCAAGCGGCGAAGGAGTTGAAGTATATCGAGGATGTGGacgggaagaggaagagtgaGGTGGACAGGAGTACGGGTGTGAAGGAGCAGACGGCGGGGAATCCGTTGGGGTTGTGAGTTGGGTGGGTGTGGATCAGGGAGTGTGAGAAGTGCAGAGAGCAACAAAGACTGGCCAGAAGGTCGAACAGCACGGGAAATGATTGACCGTTTCATTGCCTTTTCGTTCATGTCGCTTGATTGCCTCTCGCTAGCACCGTCCGCTCCAACATACCGACTGGGCTGCAACGTGATCGCTGCTTCTCTGCCCTTTCTTAACAACCGTTCAATACACTCTGGACCTtactcttctcctccgaGTCCATGTTCAAACCATAGTAGTACTTGACCTGCACCCAAGCCCTCACATACGTACACCTGTACGCCACTCTCGACGGCAGAAACTCCGCGGGATCCTTATCTCCCTTCCCCTGGTTGACCGTATCCGTGACGGCGAGGAGTTGCGGACGAGTCAAGCTATCACAAAAGTCAGCAATATCCTCTGATGATTGAAGGGATGAAGTCGTACTCGTTAGCAAACTCCTGCCTCCTAGCATTCGTCCAGTCCTTCGCACCAGACACCCACGCCTCCCTCAACGGCACCAGATGGTCAATATCCACGCTCGCAGCATCCGTCCACGTCGCGCCGTCGTAGTCGGAGTACCACGTCCCGGAAGTAGACTGACACTCCGAGTTCGTCACGACGTTCGAGCCGTCTCGGCGGAGGACGGTTTCGCGGGTATTGCAGGCTCCGCTGATGGTGATCCAGTGGTTGAAGAGGTCGCGGTTGTAGGCGGGAGAGTTGTTCTCTGCGGCCACGGGGATTTGGGCGAGGTATTGGCgggcggtggcggcggagacCGGGGTGGGGAGGTTGCCGCGCTTGAGGAGGGGTTCCGAGAGGGGAGCTGCGAAGGCAGTGGTGgccaggaggaggagggtggattTGAGGCCCATGGTGATGGATGGTTGGGTGGATTGGGTAGaagctggtggtggtggtgtgaaCTGAAGGATGTGTCGATCCATTCTGAAGGCGAGGTAAAGTCGACTTATATATCCCAAGCCCGCGCTATACCGCACGCTGTACCTTCTTCAAGAAGGTAGGCATACATCGGCATGTACAGTGCGACTCCAATCGTAGCTCGGACATATTTCCTCAAACGTACAAGCAGTATAGCACTCAATCGCCGGAATTTTGCCGTGCAGTCGTTCACTTCACCTTATCTCGACCACGTGCGGCCATGCTTCGCTGCCATCGACACGACCCTTGTGTCCTTCCAATTCGAGCTTAAGCAAAGCCTGCAAAGTGCTCCAATCTGGGACAAAATCGGCCGCCAAGACGATTTGATCTGCAGCATTGCCGATCTGCCCAGCCCACGATCCCGGATTGTGAGGTCGTGATTCGTCGGGAGTGACCTTTCGACGGCGAGATGCGCGACCTGATTATCGGCGTTGCAAGGGCATGCTCGTTTCATGTGCCTCGTGAGATGTCCAACGTGCTGGTCGTTCGGCTCAAAGGCCAGAAACGCTCAAGTCGTGACCGCTCCGTGCGACGCCGTCCAGCTTGGCTTCGTGTCTCCACGAGGTTACAACGAACGAAGTGCCGAACATCTCATGCATCGCCAATGAGCATGGGTTGAGAGCATTCGAGAGAGCATCGGTTGTCGATTCCTTCTCCCACGAAGGCTTCTGCTCACGCTCCAAATCCGAACTGCTCCGCATACCCAGCAGGCATCGGCACACCACCGATCCCCATCTCCTGCTGACTATTAACAACCAGCTCCGGGTTCAAGAACATGTCCCACTCAAACGGCAGATCCAATTGTCCCCAGTCCAGATTCGGCGCTTCGCTCAACGTGCTACTCGGGCCGGCAGATGGGTGATCGATGAACGGTGGCGTCGCGGGAACGGCATTCAAAGCTTCCAATTCCTTTGTCTTCCGTTTTCTCGCCATGGCGATCAGCGCCGTAGCCTGATTGTATGCTTCGCGCACCATGTGCGTGTCATAAGTCTGGGCAATGGTATGCATCAAATCCATAACGGGCTGGATATTCGCTAGGCTTCGTGGCGTTCCAACGGCGATACAGACGCAGAGGAATTGGAAGGGGGTGCAGATGACGTTCCACCAGGGAGTGCGGGAGGTGAAAAGAGCCTTGGAAGCGATGAGCGCGGATTTGCCGACTGAGATGACGGTATCGGCGCGGTCTTTGGCGTCGGTAAGAGACATGAGCCATAAGCGGCGGTAAATGGCGAAAGCAAGGTCGGCTTTGAGGAGTGATATGAAGGACGATTCAGTGTGCAAAGCTTCAATGCGAGTCAATGCTGCGCCGAGCGCAGCCGGCGGATCTGGTTCGCGCTCGCGGTCAACGAAGTCGTTTGGGAGGAGGTCCGCGAGCTCGACGAATTGGTGCGCGTGAGAACCAGTTTCCGGAGCGAACTTCTTGGTCGTCACGACATCGTAATTGACGCGAGTGCGGCCGTATTCAAACGAGAGGAGGATATTGAGGGCGCGGGCGATCCAGAACAGACGTCGGCGCTGCTTAGCCAGTTTGTGGTCGGCATTGACTGATGGatagacgacagcgatggtCTGCATTTCTTTGTGCAGGCCGGAGGCTTCAACTTGATGCATTGTGATGCAAGAAGTTATCCAACCGGCGTGCGGGCGGGAAGTCAGGCGGAGGTAGATCGTGCGGAGGATCCAGCCTGTAACGTGGTTGGGCATGGGCGAGTAGCACACGCTCGTTTCAATCAGGACTCGCTGTGCTTCCGTAGCAAAGGTCGACTCTTTGGGATGTGGGTTCGGCGAGAAGAACGAACCCAATGCTGCGACTCCTAACGCAACAGCATCGATTCCTTTCCAGCCGTACGGATCCTTGAATCGTGCTGCAGCCTGCTCCATGAACTCGACCTCGTCGGGAATGCCAAATTCAGGCTTGACGACTTTGAAATACACGCTCGCGAGACTTTGCATATCGTTCCATGTCATGAGATTTGTGATATCAACCGGCGGCTCCTTCGGTTCCTGTCGAATGCCCAGATGCCAGGCGAAAGAGTGCAATCTTGGAACATTCTCCGCTTCGAGGTCCATTCCCAGAATCCTTGGAAATGCAATCGCCGAGTTGGCTTTGACGAAACGAGTCTTAATCGGGTCCAGGATACCTCGGTGATGGAATCTCGCTCCCGGTGCGGTCAGAGGATGTGCTTGTAGTTGGATGATGCTCGGTGTTGTCGAGCCGATAggttgcggtggtggaggttcCGCTGCAACGTCGGCGACGTGGGCCAACGAGGGCCGCTTCGAACTGCTGGCATACTCGCATTTGTACTCGTAGCGGACACATGTCGCACATGGAAGTCGGCCGTCGCTGTATCACTGAGTGTAAGCAGGAAGGCGGGGTGTTCAGGTTGCTTCGAGGACGATAGCGGACTTGATCGAGATCTTGAGACGATAATGTGAACAGATGCTGCGTTATCCTGAATGACGGATGTCTCAAGAAGACGACCCATCATCCCACCTTGAAACCATAGAAAAAAGAATCAAACATACCACTTCCGCTTCCTCGTCCTGCACGGCGTACAAGCAGCCTTTGATCGTTGCCGTCCACCACCAACCGGCTGTCCGCCGGTCACATCATcatgctcgtcgtcgtccggaCTCAACGACCGCTTCGTGCCATTTCGGTGTTCTGTAGCCGCCATGTGCAACAATGTGCTCGTTGTGAGGAAAGAGATGGTCGGCTAATGCGGGAATGAATTGCGAGAGAGACGGAGCAGACGGCGGAAGTTGCGGGAGGCTCAATCTTCATTGGTTTGATTCACGGGATGCATCTCATTTCAACAACCACACTGGACGAACACCGTGTTCGACTGTTG
This genomic interval from Zymoseptoria tritici IPO323 chromosome 8, whole genome shotgun sequence contains the following:
- a CDS encoding peptidase M3A and M3B, thimet/oligopeptidase F (Peptidase M3A and M3B, thimet/oligopeptidase F) — encoded protein: PSGIQRPPQLPIVWNDTVASINQTYETYIKLFNTTVQNILDTVGSPAEATFNNTILPYLRAQNLAYTAISPLSIYEFSSKPSEVNDEVNSGETIYDNASDDLFTNEAFFALVDHLYQATGNATDGSLSVEEQISILLCSGLNIPAGAQRDQFQAANRRLDEIYNQFKAILGNGTSTFLYFTADELEGVDPETISQLKNGTGENAGKLQVSVLDNGADIVTYAVNETTRYTELFEYRRQYQENIALIQEAIQLRVQVAQLAGYESWDDYAIDGNMAKTKQAVEDFLADVTTHVQVKADAELKDLNDVKKQNGTIVTPIGDEDILYTWDFNYYANIRDAEKFGDLGANTFQYWFPANVTVPATLEFYGEIYGTRYDRIQGQDADALSPTGNGTDLVWHPDVWLYAVYDSQAYIDAHPEVTDHFRGYLYLDLFKRPVTKAGGGSFMAPISPGFVKEDGCLQYPTAGAFLYNDKSDDESKIPSFITESTALFHELGHCHHQLLSRTTYARTHGPGGVPIDFIEFPSQFMEMNYGNIYEVYERISTHWSSFSAEAAAAWRKDSGADASAPLPPVTYPQDLFERIKESQKAYVGGDTISQVFLATYDQTLHGYTSLEAANTTDVSVTWNTLIRNITETPDPSDILKRFDWGWGETTFQHIVWPIYTGAYYGYQWALVYAEDVFYTAFASDPFSSETGWRYRTEILQPGGARDPNDSLEAFLGRAPNKDGFYKYIGVPA